A single Arcanobacterium canis DNA region contains:
- a CDS encoding ubiquitin-like protein Pup: MSQEFIRPHTTSEEEVYAPLAQTEMTDVDALLDDIDSILEDNAADFVSGFVQKGGQ, encoded by the coding sequence ATGTCTCAGGAATTTATTCGTCCCCACACCACATCTGAAGAGGAAGTCTACGCACCTCTGGCTCAGACTGAAATGACCGACGTCGATGCCCTTCTCGACGACATCGACTCGATCCTTGAAGACAATGCGGCAGACTTCGTCAGCGGTTTTGTACAGAAGGGCGGACAGTGA
- the pafA gene encoding Pup--protein ligase, translated as MNRRIFGIETEYGITAAATDTTAARVEAEQAAELLFQPVVEANGSTNAFLTNGARLYLDIGAHPEYATAECDSVRDLLLNERAGDVILRDLARTANEKLRSAGISSRIHLIKNNLDSQGNSYGCHENYLVRRRADFTERIAWLIPFFTTRQILVGAGHIRQSQQGVTYELSQRADQVWDAISNASTRSRPMINTRDEPHADVDQYRRMHVIVGDTNMLETTSVLKITATEALINVIESGVRLAPLVLSNAPHALRTISRDITGKAPVEISGGPAMSALDIQSQIHDFVMTHYEREGWLADLDPLRSYGLDLWIRALDALRSGNIDTLASELDWVAKKALLDRYCERLHTDLGDVRMARLALAWHDITDAGLLTKFEDTGQVRTLLKRSDVVEATTRPPQTTRAALRGRFIEEAQRQRRDFTADWATLRLADAGQTVSLKDPFAHIDARVDALIEEMK; from the coding sequence GTGAATCGCCGAATTTTCGGTATCGAAACCGAATATGGGATCACAGCTGCTGCTACTGACACCACAGCTGCTCGAGTAGAGGCTGAGCAGGCTGCTGAACTTTTATTCCAGCCAGTAGTGGAAGCCAACGGTTCAACTAACGCTTTCTTGACCAATGGCGCCCGCTTATACCTCGATATCGGCGCTCATCCCGAATATGCCACTGCCGAATGTGACTCTGTACGCGATCTTTTGCTCAATGAGCGCGCAGGTGATGTCATCTTGCGCGATCTTGCGCGCACAGCAAATGAGAAGCTCCGATCTGCTGGTATTTCTTCGCGTATTCACTTAATCAAGAACAACCTCGATTCTCAAGGAAACTCTTACGGTTGTCATGAGAATTATCTTGTACGTCGGCGTGCGGACTTCACAGAGCGGATTGCGTGGCTCATTCCATTTTTCACAACGCGCCAGATCCTCGTGGGCGCTGGTCATATCCGACAAAGCCAGCAGGGCGTAACATACGAGCTTTCACAACGTGCTGATCAGGTGTGGGATGCGATATCCAACGCATCGACGCGCTCACGACCAATGATTAATACACGCGACGAACCTCATGCAGATGTCGATCAGTACCGACGAATGCATGTCATTGTGGGCGACACCAACATGCTCGAAACGACCTCGGTACTGAAAATAACTGCGACAGAAGCATTAATTAATGTGATCGAATCAGGGGTGAGGCTTGCTCCGCTTGTTCTGTCGAATGCTCCACATGCGCTTCGCACAATTTCGCGCGATATCACGGGCAAAGCTCCCGTTGAAATTTCTGGAGGGCCGGCAATGAGCGCGCTCGATATCCAATCCCAAATTCACGATTTCGTGATGACTCATTACGAACGTGAAGGTTGGTTAGCCGATCTCGATCCTCTTCGCTCCTACGGACTCGACTTATGGATACGCGCCTTGGATGCGTTGCGTTCGGGCAACATTGACACTCTTGCAAGCGAACTCGATTGGGTTGCAAAGAAGGCACTTCTGGATAGGTACTGCGAGCGTCTGCACACGGATCTCGGTGACGTCCGCATGGCTCGTTTGGCACTCGCGTGGCACGACATCACCGATGCGGGATTGCTGACAAAGTTCGAAGATACTGGTCAGGTACGCACGCTCCTCAAACGCTCCGACGTCGTCGAAGCGACAACTCGTCCACCGCAGACGACGCGTGCCGCACTGCGGGGGCGTTTCATTGAGGAAGCGCAACGGCAGCGACGCGACTTTACCGCTGACTGGGCAACCCTCAGACTCGCTGACGCTGGGCAAACAGTCTCTTTGAAAGATCCATTTGCGCACATCGATGCTCGAGTTGATGCGCTAATCGAGGAGATGAAGTGA
- a CDS encoding FKBP-type peptidyl-prolyl cis-trans isomerase, translated as MRLRIARFLVAILFGIGLGILFPWSTSSPAKITVTGELGAPVTVISSGNELKNDFVRTEFAGQGRTIIPGSQVLFSATSFDLATGALSAVNNSGKLQALSATEENLGELYQAVIGVKEGSRVLATFTRSVHTEVVVIDILPTIATGEKETATVRPQGFTYSEDSFGRPVVRGKSTVGNELSVQILRSGSGIQLTASDQVIGNYRMFDPNGKILDDTWNRNAPVKVTMSQVYPGLHDGLLDQRVGSRVALEIPARLAQGKEAAFVVFDILGVVNA; from the coding sequence GTGAGACTGCGTATTGCTCGTTTTTTGGTTGCAATTTTATTTGGGATTGGATTAGGGATACTTTTCCCGTGGAGCACGTCCTCACCGGCGAAAATTACAGTCACAGGTGAGCTTGGGGCTCCAGTGACAGTAATTTCAAGTGGAAACGAACTCAAAAATGATTTTGTGCGAACAGAATTTGCTGGTCAGGGGCGCACAATTATCCCAGGAAGTCAGGTTCTGTTTTCTGCGACGTCATTTGACCTTGCAACAGGAGCGTTGAGCGCGGTCAATAATTCTGGAAAGTTGCAGGCGCTGAGTGCGACCGAAGAAAATCTCGGGGAGCTGTATCAAGCGGTCATTGGTGTGAAAGAGGGATCACGCGTACTTGCGACCTTTACTCGTTCCGTTCACACCGAAGTCGTTGTGATCGATATTTTGCCGACGATTGCGACGGGGGAGAAGGAAACAGCCACCGTGAGGCCGCAAGGTTTTACTTATAGTGAAGATTCATTCGGACGCCCAGTTGTGCGTGGAAAGTCCACTGTGGGGAATGAACTCAGTGTGCAAATTTTGCGTTCAGGTAGTGGAATTCAGCTGACAGCTTCTGATCAGGTGATCGGGAACTACCGGATGTTCGATCCGAATGGAAAAATTCTCGACGACACATGGAATCGCAATGCGCCAGTGAAAGTGACAATGTCGCAAGTGTATCCGGGGCTCCATGATGGACTTCTTGACCAGCGAGTTGGGTCTCGTGTGGCCCTGGAAATTCCCGCGCGCCTTGCACAAGGCAAAGAAGCTGCGTTCGTCGTTTTTGATATTTTGGGAGTGGTAAACGCCTAA
- the lgt gene encoding prolipoprotein diacylglyceryl transferase: MTIVESIPSPSVSVWHLGPLPIRAYALAILTGIIVAYWLSNRRYVRKGGDDEVTIDIMVWMVIFGILGARVYHLITSPDAYFGEGGDPWKALRIWEGGLGIWGAVLAGGIAAYVALHRRNLRLAPFADAVAPGLVLAQAIGRWGNYFNQELFGRPTTLPWGLEIDAAHLPAGFSEGTLFHPTFLYESLWCVGVFFVLLYAQKRFLLRGGQVFVLYVILYTLGRVWIEALRIDQAHSVLGLRLNVWTSIIVFALACVAFTVLTRHLRSHPELDNIVLDPDKVPMRSSHDHRESMIGQTSGTEDSDSTKQIG; the protein is encoded by the coding sequence ATGACGATTGTAGAGTCAATTCCCTCGCCTTCGGTTAGCGTGTGGCATCTTGGCCCATTGCCAATTCGCGCATATGCGCTGGCAATTTTGACAGGAATTATCGTTGCATACTGGCTATCGAACCGTCGTTACGTTCGCAAGGGTGGCGACGACGAGGTGACGATCGACATCATGGTGTGGATGGTCATCTTCGGTATCCTCGGCGCGCGAGTTTATCATCTCATTACCAGCCCTGATGCATATTTCGGCGAGGGCGGCGATCCATGGAAAGCCCTGCGAATTTGGGAAGGTGGCCTGGGAATTTGGGGCGCGGTTCTTGCCGGTGGTATTGCAGCCTACGTCGCGCTTCACCGACGTAACTTGCGATTGGCACCATTCGCCGACGCCGTGGCACCCGGCCTCGTTCTCGCTCAAGCCATTGGCCGTTGGGGGAATTACTTCAATCAAGAACTATTTGGACGTCCCACGACATTGCCGTGGGGTCTTGAGATCGATGCCGCGCATTTGCCGGCTGGTTTCAGCGAAGGAACATTGTTCCATCCGACATTCCTCTATGAGTCGTTATGGTGCGTCGGCGTTTTTTTCGTTCTTCTCTATGCACAGAAACGGTTCCTTTTGCGCGGCGGACAGGTCTTTGTCCTTTACGTTATTTTGTACACATTGGGGCGTGTCTGGATTGAGGCTCTGCGCATTGACCAAGCGCATTCTGTGCTGGGCCTTCGCCTGAATGTCTGGACGTCAATTATCGTTTTTGCTCTGGCATGTGTCGCTTTTACGGTTCTCACTCGTCATCTTCGCAGCCACCCTGAGTTGGACAATATCGTGCTTGATCCTGACAAAGTCCCTATGCGCAGCTCCCATGACCATCGTGAATCCATGATTGGGCAGACAAGTGGGACCGAGGACTCGGATAGCACAAAACAAATCGGGTAA